ATAAAGGAGAACGGATAAGCGGGTACATTGAAAAACTTTATTCAAGAGACCCGGCAACACCGACAGAAATAAAACTTCATTTTAAATGCGAAAGCGATGAAGAATTTGAAAATGAAAAATAAAATCAGAACGAAATTGCAAAACAACTTTAAACATTAAACTAAAAAAGTGGAAGGCACAATAGATACATATATAAAGGAAAAAGTAAGAAAACTTGGCTTTGACAAATACACCATCAAACCCGAAAAGTTGAGAGTAAACAATACTTTGCTTGAGCTGAAAGCTTTCAATGAATTTTATGTATTGTTTCATTGTTCCGATGACACAGCACAATTCAAAATAAAAGCGGACAATGATATAATAACACAGGACGATTATGTAACCGCAGGAGTACCATATTTATTATATGATTTGAGGGGAAATATCAGCATAGACACACGCATTGCAGGAAATGATGTAACATTTCTTATATATCAGGTATTAATGGAAAAACTTTAAAAATAAAATTATGTCAGACAAAATATCTCCACCCGATAAAATAAAGCCACAGATTGACAAAATAAAAACAAGATTGGTATGGGCTAAGAACAATAACAACAATCTTTCTTATAAAATTGAATATTGCAGTTCAAATGATGATGAATGGCATTTTGCACAGAAAGGCACAGACCCCAATTTGTTTATAAAAACATGCAAAGAGACCATCAGTAAAATGGGTGCAGATGCAATAAAAGTATCAACTTACCTGAACAATAAATTCAGTGAAAGCGAAATTATAAGAGTAACCGATACAATTATTCCGTTTCTTGACGACCCTGAAAACGGCGAAGACAAGAACTCAAAGCCGAATAACGATATTAATGTTATTGCAGATGCAATAAGGCATTCAGGACTTGGTAGAATCAGCGAAAGGCAGGGAGGTAATGAAACACAGATTGAAATTTTAAAAGTGAAGCATGAAAACGCTATTCAGCGTTTTCAGGATAAAATAGAAGCATTAAACGAAAAAATTACAGAAAAAGATAATGAAATAAAAAATCTGAATAAAGATTTAGACCTATATGAAAATGACATCAGGAATCTTCAGGAACAAGTTTCTATTAAAAAAATAAATTCAGGAAAGAGACAGGATTTTCTGCTTGCAGCAGGACTTGGAAAAATGCTTAACATGAAAAACAATGAAATAATAGGACTTGCAGGAATACTCACAGGAAACGACATGCAGATAAAAAGCGACACGGGAAAAGAAGAATTACTCGACCCTGACAAAGAAGGACAACAGGAAGGAAACGAAGGTAAACGAAAAGAAGATATAAAAATCATAACGGACTGGCTGCATGAAATAGACGACAACTCATTTCAGTATATATGTTTCATAATAAGAACGCTTGCAGCAAAACCCGAATTATATCTTGAAACAATGAATTTCATTGATAAAAAAACAAAAGAGAAAAAAGAAGAACTCAAAGAAGAAAAAAAGGAAACCACTGCAACCGAAGAAAACAAAGAAAATACAAACGAACCGCAAAACACAGAAAGCAATGAAAACAATTAAGAATTATGAATTATGAGTGAAAGAACCCGAAACTCATAGCTTTTCTGACAACAGGCAACAAACAACTAACAACTTTAAAAGATGGCAAAAATACAATACAGTATAGAAATAGAAGCAGCAACCGAAGAGAAAGCGAAAGAAATAGGCAACGCTTTTTACACTATTTTAAAAAGAGCATCGGACAAAGAAGATATAATTTTTCTTGCCAAAAAAGTAAATGCAAATCCTGAACTTATTGCACAGGCAAAAAAGTTTTTAGGTAATTAATAACTGGAAAATGCGTAAGAAAATTGAAAATATTGGTAATCCTGTACTTGTAGCAACAGCTTTGGCTCCTGCAATAAAAGAAAATGCACCGGTTATTATTAAAACTTCTGCAAATTTTATAAAAACATTTTTAATAATACTCGGAGTATCGGGTACTCTTTTTTTTGGCTATAAGTGGGCAGCAGCTAAGAGAAGAAAACAACTTGAAGCAAAAGCGGGACAGGATGCAGATATAAAAGCAGCAATTGATATTTACAACGCAATTCCGGCGGGGCTGAAAAAAGGAGAAGGCAGTTTATGGAATCCTTTCGGCTTTGTTACTGATATTGCAAATAAAATAGCAACAATATGGCAAAAAACCGATACAGACAGAATACTTGATATAAGCAAAAGAATAAAAGACAATAAAAGAGTTTTTAAAGTATTCAGAATATTATATAATGAGGATTTATACCAGTTGTTGTCAAAGGTGTTAAGCACATCAGACCTTGATTTATTTACAGCACATTCCGGTCCGACACACAGCTCATCGGTAACCCCTGCTATACCTAAAAACAATATTGTTATTTCAACAAAAACAGTTAATGTAAGGAAAACCCCGCTCAATCAGGAAGGCGTTTACAGTAACTCGTCAGTTTGGAATAAGATTAAAAATTTATCATCGGAAGTAATACGAAGATATACACAAAGCAACATTATTGCAACAGTTGATAATGATAAATTTTTAGGAATAACAACAGGACGTGAAGTAACCGATGAGGAAGGAAAAACAGTATTTACTGAAGTTCTCGGAATTAAAAAAGGTGGCAGCAAGTGGGATACTACTATTTATGTTTGGAAAGGTGCAATAAGAACACTAACAAAAGAGCAGGCAACAAAAGAGTTCGGGACACTTAAAACGCTTATTACAAATAAGGCATTCTTTATAGACCCTGCCAAACTTAGCGGTTTAGATGATGAATCAGTAATTATAAAATCAGTTGCAAAAGCAACGATTTATGATGAGCAGATGAAACCATTATCAACAGTAGATAAAAATTATGCTCTTGGCAGAGTAACAGGTTCATTGAATACAGGCGAAAGAGTATATGTAAAATTTTTTACTGTTAATGGTACTGAAAGATATATTGATAAAAGGTTTGTTGAAGCAATTTAAAATATGGCAAATGTCGGACTGTATATTCCTTTTGTTTTTGAGTGGGAAGGCAAAATATCGAACAACAAAAACGATAAAGGCGGACTTACTAACATGGGTGTTACGTGGGGTACATTTCAAACACTTGCTAAATCGGTGTTAGGAATTGAACCGACAAAAGAAAACTTTTTAAAACTAACAAAACCACAGGTTGAAAAGATTATTAAATGGTACTGGAATCAGGTAAAAGGAGATTATATAAAAGACCAGAGAGTTGCAAATGTTGTTACGGATTGGTATTGGGGAAGCGGTAAAGAAGCGATGAAATGGACAAACGGAGTAATGAAAAAATATTTTAATGAGCCGATGCCGAAAAATGCAAGTGTTTTAAGCATGGACACAATTAATAAAATGAATAAAGTAAATCAGGATAAGCTCTATAATTCATTAACAGCCGAAAGAAAAATATTTATTGACGGATTAGTAAAAAAGGATAAAACACAGCAGGGTTTTTATGCAGGCTGGATTAACAGATTAAACGATATGTGGGAACACAATAAACAATTTATAAAAGAAAGTTCGGGAGTTGTAGGTTTATTAGCACTTGCAGCAGGATTAATATTATTGACAAGAAAAGCAAATTAGAATGTATATAGTTTGGATTTTAGACCAGTTACGGAAATTAAAAACACAGGTGTCGAATGTGTTTATTCAGATTAATAATTTAGTCGGAATAAAACCATTGATATTTAAAGGGTGTATTTTTATTAATACTGATTTTCCAACGCTTTTAGATGTTCAGAACGGCTGGACTTATGAAATTAAAGCAAATGTTATAGACAACAATTCTGCAAAAACAAATACAGGAAAAAGTTTTTTAAAGAATGATGAAATAGCTTGGGACGGTACAACGTGGGTAACACTCGGAGCAGACCCGAAAGAAATAATCAGTGTAAGCAATGAAACAGAATTTTTACAGGCGGTTGATTATTTAAACACCAATGATGGTGGAATAATTGAATTAATAAATTCTTTCAGCTTCGGGCAGGCAATTATTGATTATCAGCAATTACATAGCGGAATTGATTTAAGCAAAGTAATTATTAAAAGCAGTCCGACAAAAATACAATCATTAAATTTTAATGGTATTGTATTAAAAGTTAAAGGCAGAGAATTAAGAATTGATGACACATCGCTGAATGGAACTCTCACAAATGTTTTTCAGAATACACAAACATTAATAGAAGTAGCCGAACATTTATCAAGAATTGAATTTAATAATGTCGGATTTAACGGCTGTATCGGTCAGAATTCAGATGTAACCCCTGTAATGAAAATTAATCATAATGATTCCACAGCTTATGGCACGGAAATTCTGTTTTCAGATTGTAGCATTTATACGATTGGTTGTTCATCAAACGAGCATGATAGTTTTTCAATACAAAACCTCTGTCCGCAAATGTATTCTTTGATTGTTAAAGTTATCGGGCAGTCAAAAACAAGATTAAATCACAGAGTATCTTATAAAGTTTATGGAAATAAAGTGCAGCAGGTTGGACAATATGAGGAAACACGCAGGTTATTTGTTACTGACACTTCCGCTGATTTAATACAGGTAGAAAATTCGGAATTACAACTTTTATATTCCCCTATAATACTTACAAATTTCCATGAAAGCATGGTAAGAAATAAAATTGAAAATCTTGAATATTATCCTGACGGAAGTGTGAAAATAAAAAAAGAAATAATTGCTCCGGGAAAATATTTTGAATCGAGATTTGAATACACAGACGGATTAGTAAGTATGATTGAGGAAAAAGATGATATTTCAGGGGACTGGAAAAGAACAGTTTTTAACTGGAGTGATAATCCACCCGACACGCAAATAATCATAACAGAATGGACAATTAATTAAAAAAATAATTATGAAAATAACATTGCCAAATAACACAGAAGACAGCCCTTCTGTGTGGGACACAGAAAAAGAATTTGAACAGCAACCACTGAAACCTCGATTATGGGTAAGAGAAGTAATAAGTAGCAGTTTGCACCCTGTTATCTGCAATACCGAAGGGGCATGCAACAGACCTGTTTTAAGAACTTTTGAAGACAGCGGGTTAAGAATAGTTATAGAAACACTTTACAAGTATCCCGACACACACCCTGCATCGTTTGACATAAGCAAAGAAACAATAAAAGTGGAGGAAATATAATATGGCAAAGTGGCAAATAAATCCCGATATAAATTTTTATGAACTTCGTTATTTTTCGCCGGTCGGAAACGATATAACCGGAGACGGAAGCAAAACAAACCCTTACCGCACAATTAACAAAGCTGTAACTGAATTAAACAATTACACAGGTTCAAAAAGACGAGCTGCAGTTGGTTGTGAACAGAAAATTACAAATCAGACAATTTCTGTTGTCAGGAATGGTTCGTTGCCTATTGACTTTATCGGAGAAGGCAAACTTATATTTGACGGAAGTCAGACAAACTACATTCAGTCAAATGTTGCAGGAGACGGATTTTACAATATCAATGTTGTAAATTATGAAAATAAATATCTTATATCTATATACAATTATTCAGGAGTAACTAATGTAATTGATAAATGCTTTTTTGAAAGCGGAATGTACGGGAGCTGGTATGGCGGAAATGCACAATGGGCAGGATGCCATGTAACAATATCAAACAGCGTAATAAAGAATTTCAGCTTTGATTGCAGTTTCAGACAGGGTGGAATAATATGCTATAACAGTTATTTCTTTAATACAACTCTTTCCTACAATTATTACACAATAGCAGCATACAATAATATCATTGAAAGCTCTGTAAATTTCAGATTAACATCGGGAAATTTACAGGGAACACTTGACTTTAACAATATCATCGGAAGTATAACATGGGAAGGAACACAGAGAGATTTAACTTGGTTACAGGCGAATACCCCATATAATCAACATTCAATTTCAGCAAATGCGAAATTTAATAAAAGTGCTGTAAATGATTATACCTTAAAAAGTGATTCTCCGTGCTTATTTGCAGGGAAAAACGCCTCTCATATCGGTCCTTTCGGAATAGGGTATTATGACAGTCCTGTTGATTTGTGGAATAACAGGGATTTATCCGAAACCTTCAATTTAAGTATGATTAATAACAAGGTTATTTTAACAAATTCAGGCGAGAAAGAAGGTCGTTATGTTGAAACCATAAAAGATTTTGGCAGAGTAATCAAAATGAAAGCCGCTCATCTTGCTGCTGAATTTGAGTATGACAGCAATGGCGAACCTGTTAAATTAATTACAAGTGAGTTGCAGAATTATCCTGCTTATAATCCCGACAACACATATTACGATGGCGATACCTGCATAAAAGACGGCAACAAAAAAAGATGTACAAAAACAGGTACAATAGGAACTCCTGTAACTATTAACCCAACTCCGACATTAACAAGCATCGGAACAAATATAACTCTGTCATCAGCATATTCAATGTCTGCGGGGGACAGAATCACATGCAGCAATCAGACAAAAACTATTGTAAGCGGTAGCGGGACTGCTTATGTAATAAATGAAACTTTCAGTCCGGATATTTCAATAGCAACAAATTTCACACACAGAAATTATATTCAGAACGACTGGGAAGATGCTGCAACACCTGAAAATCCTATACAAACATGCTTTTATCTGAAATTCAGCAAGACAATTTCGGATCTGTCAAATGAGCCATGGAGGAAAATTTTATTTAATGAAGATATGAAAGTTGATATAAACGGACGAGGTAATGCTGACGATAGTTTTGATTTATCAGCTAACTCATACATAAGAGCAAGATATATAAAAAGAAGATTTGATTTTAAAGATACAACAACTGAATAATTAATATGGCACTTCAATTAAAAGGATTTTCGACAGAGGAAGCTGGAAATGCTTTATTAAAAGGCATTACGACAGAAGAAACAGCAGACGCATTGCTTCGTGGTTTTGCATTTGAAGAAAAGAATAATGCTTTGCTTCTTGGCTGTACAGTTGAGGAAGTATTAGTGAAACCAGTATTAATGGGATTTATTTTTACAGAGAGTGATTTTAACTTTAATTGTGTTGTAACTGACAGAAAAGGCGAACCGATTGAAAATGCAGTTGTAAGTATTTCAGATGAAATGGGAACGAATGAATATACAACAAATGCAGACGGTTCTGTGGAAGGCAGAATAAGAAGAAATACAGAAACAATAATTGCAATTACAAAAAAAGGATATAAAAATTATTTACACAAATTCACATTAACCGACAATGATAATATTGACTGGCGGATAACATTGTTTAAGGCATTTCCGCTAGTTATAACAGAAAAAGGATATGCAGTGAATTTAGAACCTTACGAACCGGAAAACATTGTATTTAATTAAAAATTAAAACATGAAAATAACATTGCCAAATAATACAGATGATAACCCTTCTTTGTGGGACACAGAAAAAAAGTATGCTGAACAAAGCGAAGCAGCTAAAATATATATTATGGAAACTATAAGTAAAAGCCCGAAAAATATGCAGTTTGACGAAGATGGAATAAGAGCAAAACAATGGAAATATGAAGATAAAAATATTGAAATAACAAAAGAAGAAAATTATAAAGCAGCATATCCCTCTTATGAACTTGACGAAATTGAACCATTCGGGATAACTGTAAATCAGATACAGGAGGTATAACAATGGCAAAGTGGCAGATAATACGACAAGCAAACAAGCAGTATATCTATGTTTCCAAAGACGGAAATAATACTGATGCAGATAATTATTTCTTAAACAATCCCGGTCAGACAAACAATGAAACAGTTCCTTATGCTACGATAAACGCAGCAATTAACCGCATGAATACTGACAGCAGGTTTACTTCAAACAGCGTTAATATAATCTGGGGCAGCGGTAAGTGGAATGAAATATTAACAGGTACAAGAAACAAAGGACTGGTATATTTTATTTTTGATGGAAAAGTAATTATTGACGGAACGCAAAATGCTTATTGCACATTCACGCAATCTGATATTCTTATAAGCAATTCTTTCAGGGCAAATTTTATTTATGATATAGATAAATATATAGGAAATGTCGGAACATCTTTTAAAATGATAAACATTGAAGTTGAAGGCGGAATACTGATAACAGGACAAAATCAGTATCTCAATTTTGAAAGATGCGTATTTAAGAATTGCTATTTTAACAGCCCATACTACTGGAATGATATAAACATAAATGCCAACAAATGTATATTTTTTACCAGCAGAAGCGGAAGCGGTGGCTATGCCATGAACTTCAAAAATAATATAGTTAAGGATTCAGTAATGAAAATTACCGGCTTTTCTTATCAGTCGGACTACAATGATTTTGTGGGAACAATAAACTATCAGGGAAATCAGAGAAATTTACTATGGGTACAGCAAAACACAAATACAAATTTTAATTCAAAAAATATTGACCCCGGATTTCTTGATGAAGCGAAAGGTTGTTATTATCTCCGGGCAGACAGCCCATTGCTTAATGCAGGCAAAGATTGTGATGACATTGGTCCTTACAATAAGGGATTTCTTTATAATGCGTGGGATTTATGGAATAACAGAAATGTTGCAGGATGCTTTAATGTTGATTACATAAACAATATTGTCATGCAAAACACAGGAGTTAAAAGAGCGAGATTTTGGAGCGGAGTAATTGATTTTGGAAGTCAGGTAAAACTTGACATAATGCAGATGATAGCAGCAATAAATTATAATGATAATGGTAAAGCAGATAAATTCATTGATTCGGAATGTAAAAACTTTCCATTATATAACCCTAATGAAACCTGGTATATTGGTGATACCTGCACGTATGAAAATACAAAATATCGTTGCAGGGTTGATGAGACAACAGGTGTATTTAATCCTGCGAACTGGGATATAGTAACAGCAAATGAATACAACTGGTATGCTGATTTCAGGTTCAGGTGCAGTAAAATATCAGCTTCGGATTGTCTTGCACAGCAACATCAATCTTTCATAGTAAACGCTCAGATGAAAACCGATAATTCAGGCAGAGGAACTGCTGATGACAATTATGTTTTATCAGAAGGCAGATATGTAGTAACAAGATTTTTGGAATTTATTATTGACTTTCACGATTTAACAATATAAGCATGGCATTACCGGAACTATCAGATATTGCATTTTCAGAACAGCGAAACCTTCCTGTTGTGCAGGGTATTTGTTTCGGTGAAAATTATTCGCTTCCTGTTCTGCGAAGTATTTGTTTTGGCGAACCTCATGTTCTTCCCATATTGCAGGGTGTTTGCTTTGGTACATGCAGATTTAATTTTAACCTTATTCTGAAAGAAGCAGGAACAGGCAATTTAATAGACGGAGCGACAATTGAAATAATGCCTTCAAATCCTGATAGTAACGGAATGACCGACAACAACGGCTTTGTAGAGCTTGTTATTTTAAAAAATACAAACCTTACAATCACAATAAAAAAAGCAGGATATCAAACTATAACACATAAATTTTCAACAGATGTAAATAATATTTACTGGGAATTTTATATGAACAGGATTATTCCTTTGTGCATAACCCGAAAGGGATATGCAGTAAACCTAAATCCCAGCGAACCGAAAAATATTGTATTTAATTAAAAACAAAAAAAATGAAAGAAAATATTTTATCAATTCTTATCGGAGCTTTAATATCATTCTTTATGTCATTTACAGGCGGGGAAATTATTAGAGTTTTAATTTTTTCATTCTTAGGCGGAGTGATGGGCTTTATGGGAAACAGAGCAAGTAAATATTTAATAGATAAAATATGGGTATTTGTAAAAAAACTTTTTTCTAAAATAAAAGCATTGAAAAAATGAAACTTCTCGAAACAATTTACCAAAGCTTGCAACCAAAAACATCTGTATCAAACATGAGGTTAAACTCAACATTGATAATAGTTACAGGTTGTCTGTCAATTATTGTTACGACAATACTTTTTGCAGTAGCAGTATATAAAGGCAAAGCCGGTGTATCTGAAATTATTGCTTACGGAACTGTTATAACATCATTTACAGGCATTGGTATTTGGGGCAAAGCAGCACAAAAGAAAACTGAAATTCAACAATTAAACTCTCAAACAAATGGCTGAACTTGACTTAAACAAAATAGTGCATATTGATTTTCCCGAAAATCAGTATTTCAATGAATCGGTTGAAAAGAAACAGATATACTTACATCATACTGTTTCCAATGATAATGTAAATTCAGTTGTCAACTGGTGGAAGTCAAACACCGAAAGAGTTGCAGTCGCAGTCATTATCGGAAAAGACGGAACAATTTATCAGCTATATGGCAGTGATAAATGGGCATATCACTTGGGATTACAAATACAGACATTCCAGGAAAACAATATTCCTTTTCAGTGGCTTGATAAAATTTCAATCGGAATAGAAATACTGAATTGGGGCGGACTTGTTAAACATTCTGATAATAATTGGTATCCTGCTTTATGGAATGGAAGAGCAAATGTGCCGAATTTAAAATGTGGCAAAATTGATGAAGTACAAGAATACCCCAATGGATTCAGGGGCTATTACGGATTTGAAAAATATACTTCAGCTCAACTTGAATC
This genomic window from Bacteroidales bacterium contains:
- a CDS encoding glycosyl hydrolase 108 family protein, which encodes MANVGLYIPFVFEWEGKISNNKNDKGGLTNMGVTWGTFQTLAKSVLGIEPTKENFLKLTKPQVEKIIKWYWNQVKGDYIKDQRVANVVTDWYWGSGKEAMKWTNGVMKKYFNEPMPKNASVLSMDTINKMNKVNQDKLYNSLTAERKIFIDGLVKKDKTQQGFYAGWINRLNDMWEHNKQFIKESSGVVGLLALAAGLILLTRKAN
- a CDS encoding peptidoglycan recognition family protein, with the translated sequence MAELDLNKIVHIDFPENQYFNESVEKKQIYLHHTVSNDNVNSVVNWWKSNTERVAVAVIIGKDGTIYQLYGSDKWAYHLGLQIQTFQENNIPFQWLDKISIGIEILNWGGLVKHSDNNWYPALWNGRANVPNLKCGKIDEVQEYPNGFRGYYGFEKYTSAQLESVRQLLRFWNKKYNIPLDYNSDMWAISKKALSGKSGIFTHVSVRKDKSDCHPQIELIELLKTLK